DNA from Salvelinus sp. IW2-2015 linkage group LG2, ASM291031v2, whole genome shotgun sequence:
ttattctacAATGGTCATGTAATTGAGGTAAAGAATAAATCTATTTCTATAATTATTTTAGATCAAATAAAGGGATATTTGCTCTTCTCACTAATGGTAAATGATTGCATCTTATATTTAGCTAGGCCtacctgttttgttttttttaaactttttttgttaTAAGAGTGTCATCATATATTCCTGCACAAGGCCACTACTTGGCTACTTCTGCCTTCTTACAATGCAATACTTAAACCACTAGAAACTGTGCGTATGCATGGTCTAAAGCAGCAGTGGCGAACTAATTGTGCCCCGGGGTCAGCATTCGGTTTTCAAAGAGTTTGAGGGCCACActgaaaatgttatatttccttGCCATCAAAATTAGCTAAAACATAAGTCCTATATTCATCGTCTTTGGAATTtaatgctccctgactgtcttgtGATTTATTAGCGAGatggacagtcaagaaactgtatgaatgtaggtccattgaCTGCACAATGATTATCGAGCTGGACAGTCAAACTGTATAAATATAGGTTCATTATAATTTCTAGTTTAGATRtggttttagtcattttttaAGTATATTGAGTGGCTTTTGTTTTTACTGGGACCACCTTTTGTGGgctgtatgtttgacacccctggtctaaaatTTGCGCGAGGATAAGCACATTACATcaagttacatttttattaatgctAACTTGTGTGAATACTGGCGCATGCATATWTTGGGcatattttgtgtgtatgcaaCACTTGAGGCCCCTGAACAATATGAAATACTAATTTAGCATGATTTCCTTTTGTATATTAATAATTTATCCTTGTTAATCATATGGGGCAGGCATTTTTGCAGTGTATATAGTTTGTCTGTATAGGTTCATGTCTTGAGTCTTATGTGAAGATCYGATGATTTGTCATAAGATGTTAAGTGTTGTCAGATAATTGTTTACTGAGACAGGTCTATGCTATGGCTATGTACCTACACATGACTGCCAAAATAAACACTTGKGTAAATGAGGGATGTGAAGTATATTGAAAGTGGGTGCTTCCGTGTAGCTGTGGTTccggagttaattaagcaattaacatctcaTGATTAGGGTCATATAAAATGGCGTTTCCCATTATTTCAGCTACCATGGCTAYAAGAGATCGGTGAAAGAGGGGTCTCKAAGGAGCATAGGTggttttaaagtgtgtgtgtcaccagcTCTCAACACAATTGAACACTMCTGGGAGAGWGGAGTGGCGCCTGAGACGGCATTTTCCACcatcaaaacaccaaatgatggaatttctcaggAAGAATGGCAATCCTCGTGACCCGTGGTGATGTTAAATATTAGTGATGGCAATGTTACTGTGCAATGTAGATGTTCTATTTTCACCTGAGATTGCATAACAACTCGTATGTTGATGTAGTGTCCATCGGTTATGAATGTTTCAACCTCTGTGTTGAAGTTGTGCTTTTATGTCAGTTCCTGGCTTCAAAGGGCACCAAAAACAACACTAACCACGAGTTTTAGCGGTTCTGCTGCCACAGAAACAGACCCTGGGTCTGTTCTAACGTGtctaatctcggttaacccagaggTAAAACCTCATGTAGTTTGGGKAACTGATCGTCACACGGGAGAGTATAGCACGGCAAACAAATTCAGTTCCTGTGATTTTACTAACAGATCTAATTTATTTTAGTACAATGTATGGCAACTCCGTTAGCTAACAGAAATTGTTAAACGAAACACCTCGCCAAACAACCAGCATGTTTTTTCTAATTTACAAGGAAAAATTCCAGTGGTCATGTGAATTTCATCTGCTTCGATTGGATGAAACAGGCCGCACTGCTGTATGGGATGAGTAGTTTGTTTGCACCCTAACTGGTATGTACAGTCTTGTACCCTTGACTTTTCTTCCAtatcacttttttttgttacgATTTCTAGTCTTGAATGAATGGTTCACCCTGGAGATTTTTTTGTACCTATTCCACTTGACGAGCATTTTGTTGAAATTTGCATGCTAAAAACAAGTGGCTGTGTCAGTTCCGGAAGCATAACTGTGGAAAGAGGGGCATGGTGGCACAARGCccttttaagacactttatgttggtgtttccttttatTTTGMCAGTTGCCTGTATATTCATGTAGATGTTTAGGATATGAATATCTCCTGGAGGCTACTATTAAGACAGCTAAtcctgtttttgtttggttatggcTTATCCAGGGTATTCTTGGAGCTTTGTCAGCCCTTGTWCCTAACATCATTAAAACATTTATGCCCTGAAAGCAGCATGTATGTCTTAACTGGATGAAATCTRGTGGGAAATGAATGGGAACCATATTGACGATGAGCAATAAAACTAGCTGTGAAAGCTTGCTGTCACAAAGTGGCCAAAACTTTATTGCATTGAATTTTACACAGTAACAAAGTAAAACATTAAAATGTGTTTATGTAATCCAAAATCTTCCAGAAGTAAAATGTTACTTATCTAATTCACACATTGATCTAGTCTCATTCATCAACCGCGTGTGCCTAGTAGTCTGACATGAGATTCATCCGTTTATAATGGTCTAGCGTTCCTGTAACAATTGTGAACCTTTTTTAAGAATTCATTTTGATATAGTGTACTGGCCTGTTAAGGTCTGAACACTGTTGGTCCAAGACTCCTTTGAAAACTTCAAAGCGGTGATTCAGATCTTTTTGAGCGTGGATTTTATATTTAGTCCCAAATGCCCCATCGATAGAGGATGTTCCATAGAAGACTCTGCCTATCCTAGAATGGACTAGCGCCATGGCACACATAACACAAGGCTCTCGAGTAACATACAAGTCGTACCCGGTGCAGATGTATGGCTCACCGCTCTCCTCTGCACTGTCCCCGTCCTGCACGACCCCACAGGTTGTCATGGTGGTGGCGCCCTGTTTTTGAGAGGGTGAGGAAAAGGGCAAAGCAGACTGGCAGGCGGGGTACTTGTCATAGTTGTAGGCCCCACCCCCCTGCCCACGTGCCACAAGGTCAATGCAGACCATGATGGCGTGATGAAGTGGGTGACCGCCTTGCCGGCAGTCATGTCCCACAGCGAGGATCCTCTCTGCCRCTGGGTCAARGACCGCAGCCCCCACAGCCTCCATGCCACTATCCTGCCCCGCTCTGGCTGCAGCCACAGCAGCCATCATGTACTCCTGCATCTTTGATTTCTGAGAGGAGGTGAACAGCTGGCCCCTCAGGGCCACAGTCACCTGTTTGTCCTCGTGAAAGGASGTGGGCCAGTGTTTGCTGGCCTGCTCAAACTGCGGTCTGGTCAAAGGAGGGCATGCTGGTATCTTGACCAGGAAAGGGTCTCCTAGACCTTCACAGTTTAATCTACTGGAGGACGACAGATCAGATATGTGCAGCTCCTCACTGCGGTCAATGYCTGGTGCATCACTGGCAAGGCATACAATGACCTCCAGAGGGTGAGGGCTGCCCTTATCCTTGCATGACCGTACTCTCTTGATGTGCTGAAGTCCAGGTAATGGYTATACTTTGGCCAACTCCTTGATCAAACGAGAGGTTTCTTTCTTGTTGATGATGGGAGCTGCAAAGGCCTCGATTAGCTCAATGTCTTGTGACTGCTCGTTGGACAGCACAGGGTAAGCAACCCAGGAGTCGATGTCACACTCATATTCTTTTCTGCGTTTGGGTTGTGGCTCCATTTCAAAGCACCTCTGTTAAAAATCAGGACGAAACACAACTCGGATACAGACCAAATGTTTACAAGAAGATAAACATTGGATGTAGTGGCGCAGAGATGTAAGGTTGTTTCAGAGCATGCGAAAAAAATACTGGCAGTGTATACTTAACATTACCGATTGATTAATTAAAATTACCTTGTTGACCAGCTTTGATTAGAAGTGTAAAACGTGACAGATTTCAGATACGTGGAGCTAGCTCTCCCTTTCCATCCATGCTTGTTGATGTTCCGACTGCATATTATATCCCCCTGAAACAAAGYCTATCACTCTTCATAGCCACCCACAGTTTTGTTTCCTAGATTCATAAAATTTACTGATTTTAAATCAAAGGGATTATTTTAATATCGGAAAAACCTTTGAAAATMTTCTTCATATTTCTCAAATCATAAACCTAACGTTAAATTACTGTTATTTGTGGTTTCATGGAGGAATTATTTTCATGTGACACAAAGCTCCTCACAAGTATAATAAGTACACGGTCGTAGCAGGTTAGAATTtgtgcagcaggttaggagaattgggTTAAGGTTAATAAAAAAGGGTTAGCTTAAATACAttgatttgacaaaagctggagaCCGTCTAGCCATGACCAAAGTACCCGGGACGTCACTAGCTTCTATGAAGGGGCAGGGGTCCCGTCTAGAAGCACGTTTTCCACTCTGCTCCTATAGTTATGCTGTGGTACTACAGTTTAACTGGAGRCTGGCCCAGAAAGACCATTTCCATACACCGCCACATAGCGAAGTCAGATTTGAAAAatcctaataagacactttagtcatcaccttttgtgcacaaaacatccattgaattattcaaataacTGTTGCTGAGGCCATTTTATTTTATCACTCACAGCTGAAgataatgtgtaactctgtgttgttgtctgttcacactgctWtgctttatcttggccaggtcgcagttgtaaatgagaacttgttctcaactagcctacctggttaaataaaggtgaaataaaaaataaaaattggcaGTGTCCGAGAGAACCAAAACGACTGAATGCGACTGCAAACTGATATACAAATCACCTTACATCATAAATAACMaatttattatttgtagatcagtcagtcacaatttacccaatGTACATTGTGGTTTTGATCCTTTAACACGTCcattaacattttatattcatccaatgtctgaTGTTTTTGGATGACATGTTTACGTTGTTGCTCCCTGTGCGCKCTGAATGCTAGTGCGCATGTGATGTTGGTCCATATAAACCGGATGCAACCCGATATAGACAGTCCATGAATTGACCTATGCGAACGAACGTGAGTttattacctttaaaaaaaatacgctTGGAAGTAATCTCcagttcttattatacctcagtaTAATATAGCCACTAAGTCATATACCCCAgccatttctacaatttctcttcataAAATTGGATTTTAACCTTaaacttatgcctaaccttacatTAAGACCACKATTTGTGGCTATAGAAGCTAGTGGAAACCKGTACAAGTGTCAGAGACCGAGGAAGCGAGACATACTGTACCACTcccttgtttttttctgtttctatggGAAATTCTCGTTTGGACAAAAGACCGTattccgtcctctctcctccatgaccCGGAAACCAGTAAGTGGTCAAGGAGTGTTTAATTTCATTAGTAGGCAAACGGAAGAGTGTTCTCCCGTCCTCCATATCCACGTTTGATCGAGGATACTTGTGTATAATACTGCGGAAGAGTTTTTAAATCTGCCACACCCACTTTGYatcagcttttgttttgtcagaGGAGAAAAACATGCAAACGTTTAAAACAATAAGTAGCATTTtgcttttatctataaaatgtattgCACAACTAACTTAATTTGTTTTAATCACTTTACACATGTATTTTGAAATCCACCCCTGTAAACGTCATTTGCCTAATGATGCGTGAGTAGAGAAGGACCATCTCATTTCAAACAAGCACATTTCCTTCCACCTTCACTCTCCttgattacctttgacctttttcaaaagggggagagagaggacggagagaagaCCCAGGAGTCAAGGAAATCTAATTGATAAAAGGCCAATGGCCTTtggccttttctcatttgggcCAAAGTCCGCCCTCCTCCGTGACCCAGAACCCGGTATGTGGTCCTGGAGTGTCAAGTCGTTAGTGACAAATGGAAGACGCTCATCCCATCCTCGATAGCCTCCTTTTGGCGAGGAAGCACAAGTGTATCCTACCGGAGTCATTCAtggaagagttttgaaatctaCCACTTTTCTCGAAGGAGAAAAGCATGCTAACATTTAAAAACGTGTCcttttatatataaaatgtattgcaCAACTATCTTtatttgtctttagaaatgtataatacatttattttgtgattctaccctgtaaatgtaatttgcctAATGATGCATGATTGGAGAATAGTCTCATTTCATTCCACTCCCTCTCCTTGCAGCCTCTcctcaattacatttacatttacatcatttagcagacgctcttatccagagcgacttacaaattggaaagttcatacatattcatcctggtccccccgtggggaatgaacccacaaccctggcgttgcaagcgccatgctctaccaactgagccacacgggaccgtgtcaAATTACCTTTGACCTATTTCAAAAGGAGGCCAGAGAGGATGCAGGAGTTTaagcaaatccaattgagaaaaggcAAATTAACTAAGCATGCGTTTAGACAGGCATCCCAATTTGGATCTTTTTTCCAATAATTTGTCTRttgaccaatcacatcagatctttttcagagctgatctgattggtaaaaaaatatatatatcaYaattgggctgcctgtctaaacgcagccaaagtagaccagacccaactgctattgcattggtgtctatgggagagtcACAGGAACTGACCATTTTTTTTCCCtcaatggtaaacggcctgagttCACAATCTTAAAGGTCGTGGAGCTCCATGCAAAAACCATTTCTCAGTATTGCAACTTCAGCTTTTGGGACAACGGTATTGTTGTCAGACTTCAATAATCAAGTTTTTAATACAGTACCTTTCAAAAATAGTCATGGTAGCtggtacccactgggcacagatgtcaattcaacgtctattccacgttggttcaacgtaattgaattgaaatgacgtggaaataacattgattcaactagtgtgtgTCCATTGGGTAGCTACACTGCTTCCATTTTTGCTGAGAGGCGAGAGGCTCAACTCAYccaaaaatctgtcttctccagtaGGTGGAGTTGAGTTtctgtatggaggtcaatgagtgtcgaatttggtcaacaaaaattGTATGGCTTATTCATCAGTTTTTTTAGCTTGAAtagtttcgtaatgcttaggttgttacgagtgtgctgatataagtaggacacgtgacatcctgaTAACTTTGAAAAAACACTATCGGGGTTGTCttgagatggctatgcatattcatgacatGAGACTAGTAGTATAGCATCTCTCGCCATTGAATACAAGCAGTAGACGTCAACAACACTCATTTgaatatttcaaaatgtattaaaatgagacatccaccaatccaaagagaggAATAGGTGGAGTTTGACAGTCCACGTGCCACTGTAGACAACAACTCCTTTTGTCTCTGCGGAGAGACGAGTATCTTGTCAGTATTATCCATAATCTTAGATTTTGATGATTTTCTATGGATATGTATTTTGGCTAATGCAGGAACTTCTGTTATAGTGAAAAATGTTTGCATTTAAAAATTCAGCTCCATAGGGCCCACCTATGTTTATACTCAAGCATTTATGGAAATGTGCTTTTAGAGTAGCAATGAGGTCCAGGCTTGTTCGTGGCAGTGACGAGACAGGTGTGGCTGTAGTGGATTAAAAAAAAGGCTTAATCTTTGGAGAATCTCTTCATTCACAAAAGAGGTGGGTATAATCTTGTCTGGACTTCAGCCTGAGCTTTGTAAAGCAACAGCAGAAGCACTTCATCCACCACATGGAGGCCCATGCCCTGGTGGTCAGGATGCTCCAACCAGTGGTCTTCCCCTTCCTTGTCCTCCTGGTCTCTGTGGTCACTCTCCTGGCTCTGGCCCAAGGAATCAGCGACTTTCTTCTACTGGGTCAAACACTGGATGACGCTCCATGGGACACTATAGACAAGGTCATGAGTCTACCTTTAAGAAAACACTTGTCAGAGGCCGGTGGGTTTTCTTGGCCTTGAATTTGTGACCTTTGTTCATTCACAGGTGGCAAGATGTCTGTCACTCATCAAACACCCAAAGTGATCCACGATAAGTGGGGGTCAGGCGATACAGCTTCTGGCTTAAGATGGAGACAGGTCGACATTTCTCTTCAAGCCACCAGTGGGAGCAGACTATGACTGTAACTTATTCTTTGCTCTTCTGCAAAATCAGGTGACAATGTCAATACAGAAAAAAGAGGAAGGTAATAAATAAGTCAAAGATATAATATGCATTAATATCATAACCTTTCCCTGGTCGACACATTGAATCAGGTCATTTAAATTAAGTGTGAAAAATGCATCAACcgtgtatttttgtttcatacaaGGTCTGGAGCAGGGGACTTTGTTGTATGTGTGAATGATATAGCTGCCGCTACACAGTGGCCTCTCACATTGCCAAGTGCACACATCGTGCCATTTTGTTCTGTAAGGCCTGCTGCCTTCCTGCAATCCAACCCCGGTGAGTGAATTCATCCCATAATTGGATAGTGGGTTCATAGCTCTCAAGATCGAATTCACCATACTGTATTGATGATCTCCTTTTGGACCAAAGGTAGATTTCTACAAACACTCAAGTCTGTTTTCCTAAAGGTTTTGCTCTATTAGGTGATGTCAGGAGGACTTGCCAGTAACCAGTTAAGGCTTTGAAGATGGTCACAGATGCCACTGAATTACATTTGCTTTGTCCTCCATCCAAGTTATGTACTAAAAATGGAGTCATGATTGCATGGTATGTAGAAGACTATTTGTTATTTTGGATATGAAAATATGGCTTTGGAATCCAAGGCATCCACCTActctttatttgatttatttcaggaATGGAATTGAGACTGAAGGAAGGAAAGGGCATCCTGTCCAACACTGACAACACATTTTTCTCACCATTTATGATTAAACTTTTGATATCCTAGCAGAAATGACTCCAGACTATGTTATTGGGtgtttcattttgttttattattcaaCCGACTTCCTATATATTAGACCATTAAGTCACTCTTTCCCATTAATAATATCATGTAATATATTCATCTTGAACATAAATAGAATGGTTCTCTGAGTTCAGTCCCTGACTCACAAGATCACTACTTTAAGCTGGTTCCCAGTCAGGCTAGATCCCAGACTGACCTCCAGGGTCACCGTCTTTGCTGAGGACGCTGGCTGTCTTCATCCAGCCTTAATGAATCCAGGGTAGGCTGTCCCCCACAGCCTAACCTTGGGGTTGGCTGTCCAGCTCCTCTGGCGTTGGAGCTGGAGCCGAGCTGGTCTGCCCAAAGTGACCTACAGACACCAACAGGCCATTAGTGCAGTTCGTCTTTTTGGACACACCTGATGTACATAGGAGTCAAAGACAATCATGAAAAACATTGATTTATCATGAAACAAATGTAGGGCATTTTTACTACATAACAAAATGTACCTTTTTATTGTTGCACTGASGAACAGGTGGGCCACCATTTATCTCCAAACMGTGTTGAAAAGGACAGAAATTATTGATGTTATCCCAACCAGAAATTTGTGAAAGCATTGGAATGGCTTGCTCCTCAGCTATGACCATCTGGCCATTTGGGTTATTGGTTRGTGTCAATCCTAAAATRAGATGTACYAAACATGCWCGCAAACACATgtacagcacaggaggctgctgaggggagaaaggctcataataatggccggaactgaacaaatggaatagcatcaaacacctggaaaccatgtgtttgaRgtatttgataccattccactgattctgctccagtcattaccacaagcctgttctccccaattaaggtgccaccaacctcctgtgatatacaGTATGAACCAGAAGTCATGGTATATTATTAGCTTGTATACTGTGACCTGTTTCCAAGTCAATTCTGAAAGCCATGTTATTACTCTAGCACTGTTACAAGAGTAATGGGCAAAATAGTcaagtaaaaacatgacaaacggtTGCTCAAATCTCCCATTCATACCAATGTATGACTTCTGCAAACCCTTTGAGTGAATGTACTGTTTCTCAAAATGAGATTGAGCCTTGCTgaggatgtacagttgaagtcggaagtttacatacacctcagccaaatacatttaaactcagtttttcacaattcctgacatttaatcctagtaaaaattccctgtcttaggtcagttaggatcgccactttattttaagattgtgaaatgtcagaataatggtagagaattatttattttgtgggctatactcggccttgtctcaggatggtaagttggtggttgaagatatccctctagtggtgtgggggctgtgctttggcaaagtgggtggggttatccttcctgtttggccctgtccgggatatcatcggatggggccacagtgtctcctgacccctcctgtctcagcctccagtatttatgctgcagtagtttatgtcggggggctagggtcagtttgttatatctggagtaagctttctcctgtcttatccggtgtcctgtgtgaatttaagtatgttctctaattctttctttctctctctcggaggacctgagcctaggaccatgctgcaggactacctggcatggtgactccttgctgtcccgcagtccacctggccgtgctgctgctccagtttcaactgttctgcctgcggctatggaaccctgacctgttcaccggacgtgctactgtcccagacctgctgttttcaactctctagagacagcaggagcggtacagatactcttaatgatcagctatgaaagccaactgacatttactcctgaggtgctgacttgctgcaccctcgacaactactgtgattattatttgaccatgctggtcatttatgacatttgaacatcttggccatgttctgttataatctccaccggcacagccagaagaggctggccacccctcatagcctggttcctctctaggtttcttcctaggttttggcctttctagggagtccTTCCTAGCcattgtgcttctacacctgccattgcttgctgtttggggttttaggctgggttttctgtacagcactttgagatatcagctgatgtacaagggctatataaatacatttgatttgcgcttttatttctttcatcacattccagtgggtcagaagttcacatacactcattagtatttggtgggcattgcctttaaatggtttaacttgggtcaaatgtttgggtagcttccacaagcgtccacaataagtagggtgaattttggccattccacctgacagagctggtgtaagtgagtcaggttttgtaggcctcaaGGAGGCTTTGTGATGACAACTctgataccttgactttgtggtcctgaagccattttgccacaactttggaagtatgcttgaggtcattatccatttggaagacctatttgcgaccaagctttaacttcctgactgatgttttgagatgttgcttcaatacgtCCACATATATtcatacctcatgatgccatctattttgtgaggtgcactagtccctcctgcagcaaagcaccccacaacatgatgctgccacccccgtgcttcacggttgggatggtgttctctggcttgcaggcctctccctttttcctccaaacataacgatggtcattatggcaaaacagttctatttttgtttcatcagaccagaggacatttctccaaaagtacaatctttctccccatgtgcagttgcaaatcatagtcctgctttttaatggcggttttggagcagtggcttcttccttgctgtcgttataggactcgtttttactgtggatatagatacttttgtacctgtttcctccaggcatcttcacaaggtcctttgctgttcttctgggattgatttgcacttttggcactaaggtacgttcatctctaggagacagaacgagtctacttcctgagcggtatggcggctatgtggtcccatggtgtttatacttgcgtactattgtttgtacagatgaacatggtacattcaggcgtttggaaattgctcacaatgatgaaccagattgtggaggcatacaattttatttctgaggtcttggctgatttcttttgatttRcccatgatgtcaagcaaagaggcactgagtttgaaggtaggccttgaaatacatccacaggtWcacctccaattgactcaaattatgtcaattagcctatcagaagcttctaaagccatgacataattttctggaatccTCCAAtctgtgtaaaggcacagtcaacttagtgcatgtaaacttctgacccactggaattgtgattaagtgaaataatctgtaaacaattgttgcaaaaattacttgtgtcatgcacaagtagatgtcctaaacgacttgccaaaactaaagtttgtttacaagaaatttgtggagtggttgaaaaacgagttttaatgactccaacctaagtgtatgtaaacttccgacttcaacagttcGTACCAATACACAGGATGCCCAGGGCTCGTATAACACTGAGGAGGGTTCTCTTAGTTGTCCAGGACACCCGTAGTAGACGAACCAGTGGTGGAACTCTTTCTTTACACGTCCTGTCCAGGTGGCTCAGATTGTGCTATAACTGCCTGG
Protein-coding regions in this window:
- the LOC111973866 gene encoding LOW QUALITY PROTEIN: probable inactive tRNA-specific adenosine deaminase-like protein 3 (The sequence of the model RefSeq protein was modified relative to this genomic sequence to represent the inferred CDS: substituted 1 base at 1 genomic stop codon); this translates as MEPQPKRRKEYECDIDSWVAYPVLSNEQSQDIELIEAFAAPIINKKETSRLIKELAKVXPLPGLQHIKRVRSCKDKGSPHPLEVIVCLASDAPXIDRSEELHISDLSSSSRLNCEGLGDPFLVKIPACPPLTRPQFEQASKHWPTSFHEDKQVTVALRGQLFTSSQKSKMQEYMMAAVAAARAGQDSGMEAVGAAVXDPXAERILAVGHDCRQGGHPLHHAIMVCIDLVARGQGGGAYNYDKYPACQSALPFSSPSQKQGATTMTTCGVVQDGDSAEESGEPYICTGYDLYVTREPCVMCAMALVHSRIGRVFYGTSSIDGAFGTKYKIHAQKDLNHRFEVFKGVLDQQCSDLNRPVHYIKMNS
- the LOC111973887 gene encoding LOW QUALITY PROTEIN: tRNA N6-adenosine threonylcarbamoyltransferase, mitochondrial (The sequence of the model RefSeq protein was modified relative to this genomic sequence to represent the inferred CDS: inserted 6 bases in 5 codons; substituted 4 bases at 4 genomic stop codons), which gives rise to MFILKHLWKCAFRVAMRSRLVRGSDETGVAVVDXKKGLIFGESLHSQKRWVXSCLDFSLSFVKQQQKHFIHHMEAHALVVRMLQPVVFPFLVLLVSVVTLLALAQGISDFLLLGQTLDDAPWDTIDKVARCLSLIKHPKXSTISGGQAIQLLAXDGDRSTFLFKPPVGADYDCNLFFALLQNQVTMSIQKKEEGLEQGTLLXCVNDIAAATQXASHIAKCTHRAILFCKXLLPSCNPTPVMSGGLASNQXKALKMVTDATELHLLCPPSKLCTKNGVMIAWNGIXRLKEGKGILSNTDNTFFSPFMIKLLIS